One part of the Cyclobacteriaceae bacterium genome encodes these proteins:
- a CDS encoding glycosyltransferase family 1 protein: protein MKIAILTLGTRGDVQPYAVLGQALIQRGHQVTLSTAKNFKQLVNSYDIDFVPVEADFQEILNSDEGKKMMKGNPFAVKRNLNTWVYPLIANSLTEFYKLAKDSDIVLYHVKTLADSFADQFPHKMIRANVLPIVELTSEFANPVFSGLPIPSFLNKLTYKFSNLSIKLLSKPIEQFRAKFDLPKKFLLPTVKNIYGISSHFLSVPQDFPTHSKFTGFWFGTSSTELTTDLKDFINTGEPPLLLTFGSMPFKSKFDLQTAIVKLTEQFDTRIVVVKGWGLDQTERLENNPNIKVIFSAPYEKLFPLTKAIIHHGGIGTTAECLRAGKPFLICPILYPIGDQKFWGNHAYKKGLAVKPTPISKMTEKIFLQSINELLTNEQLYTNAKHIQSLISNENGLQKTIYEIEKTTANSSLA from the coding sequence ATGAAGATAGCCATATTGACACTTGGAACTCGTGGAGATGTTCAACCATATGCGGTCTTGGGACAAGCTCTCATACAACGTGGACATCAAGTAACTTTATCCACAGCAAAAAACTTTAAACAACTTGTAAATTCTTACGACATTGACTTTGTCCCAGTAGAAGCGGATTTTCAAGAAATCTTAAACTCGGACGAAGGGAAAAAGATGATGAAAGGAAATCCTTTTGCAGTGAAAAGAAATCTAAACACCTGGGTTTATCCTTTAATTGCAAACTCGTTGACAGAGTTTTACAAATTAGCAAAGGATAGCGACATCGTCCTCTATCACGTAAAGACATTGGCGGACAGTTTTGCTGACCAATTTCCTCACAAAATGATTAGAGCTAATGTTTTACCTATCGTTGAGCTGACAAGTGAATTTGCAAATCCTGTATTTAGTGGCTTGCCAATACCAAGTTTTCTGAACAAACTGACTTACAAGTTTTCAAATCTGAGCATTAAACTATTATCAAAGCCAATCGAACAATTTAGAGCAAAGTTTGATTTACCTAAAAAGTTTTTACTTCCGACAGTGAAGAATATTTACGGAATAAGTTCTCATTTTTTATCAGTTCCACAAGACTTTCCAACTCATTCAAAATTTACAGGATTTTGGTTTGGGACTTCATCTACTGAATTGACAACAGACCTTAAAGACTTCATCAATACAGGAGAACCACCATTGCTATTGACATTTGGGAGTATGCCGTTTAAGAGCAAATTTGATTTACAGACAGCCATTGTTAAGCTAACAGAACAATTTGACACAAGAATAGTTGTAGTGAAAGGTTGGGGACTTGACCAAACCGAGAGGCTTGAAAACAACCCAAATATTAAAGTTATTTTTTCAGCACCTTACGAAAAACTATTCCCTTTGACAAAAGCAATTATTCATCACGGTGGCATAGGGACAACAGCAGAATGTTTGAGAGCAGGAAAGCCTTTTCTAATTTGCCCAATACTTTATCCTATTGGCGACCAAAAGTTTTGGGGAAATCACGCTTACAAAAAAGGACTTGCAGTTAAACCGACACCCATTAGTAAAATGACAGAAAAGATATTTTTGCAAAGCATAAACGAACTATTGACAAACGAACAACTTTATACCAATGCAAAACATATACAAAGTTTAATTAGCAACGAAAACGGCCTTCAAAAAACGATTTACGAAATAGAAAAAACCACAGCTAACAGCAGTTTGGCATAA
- a CDS encoding SulP family inorganic anion transporter: MKRTIKYYRIIWLKHDLPAGLSVFLVALPLCLGIALASGAPLYAGLLSGIIGGLVVALISGSPLAVSGPAAGLTTLVAASIISLGDYKIFLLAVMVAGLFQLTLGLLKLGAIANYFPSSVIKGMLAAIGIILISKQIPLALGYDQPDFWTSGFLKLFSPDNFLGSFDNFNHHITRGAILITIVSLIILVILQQAFTKRLKVIPAPLLVVIVGIITNILFTNAASDFSLKQTQLVNIPSNIFASITFPDFSKLFSTAEIWKDGIIIGLLATLETLLCIEAIDKLDKVNRITPVNRELIAQGIGNMICGLLGAIPLTAVVVRGAANVDAGARTKLSAFTHGLFLLLAVLLVPFLLNKIPYASLAAILLVTGYNLTKPKLLRNMWSLGWKQFLPFLITILVILSTDLLIGVSIGLLVSIYFIVQNNFKAEYKFTKSIHEGIETYYIKLNSNVTFLNKVKLRKALDEIPEYSVLTIDGSECNFIDYDILEIISEFHNKAHDRHIELHLKGIEKVNITAVH; encoded by the coding sequence ATGAAAAGAACAATCAAATATTATCGTATAATTTGGCTCAAACACGATTTACCTGCCGGACTTTCGGTTTTCCTTGTTGCACTTCCTCTTTGTTTGGGTATAGCTTTGGCTTCAGGAGCACCACTTTATGCAGGACTTTTATCGGGCATCATTGGCGGGCTTGTAGTTGCACTTATTAGCGGTTCACCGCTTGCAGTTTCGGGACCTGCCGCGGGCTTGACAACTTTGGTTGCTGCTTCAATCATTTCGCTAGGCGACTACAAAATTTTTCTTCTTGCTGTTATGGTTGCAGGTTTATTTCAACTTACTCTTGGACTTTTAAAACTTGGGGCAATCGCAAACTATTTTCCTTCATCAGTTATAAAAGGTATGTTAGCAGCAATCGGCATCATTCTAATTTCAAAACAAATTCCGTTAGCATTGGGTTACGACCAACCCGACTTTTGGACAAGTGGTTTTCTAAAATTGTTTTCTCCTGACAACTTTCTTGGCAGCTTTGACAACTTCAATCATCACATAACGAGAGGAGCAATTTTAATCACTATTGTTTCTTTAATCATTCTTGTTATACTTCAACAAGCTTTTACGAAAAGATTGAAAGTAATTCCTGCACCGCTTTTAGTTGTTATTGTTGGCATCATCACAAACATTCTTTTCACAAACGCAGCTTCTGATTTTTCACTCAAGCAAACTCAATTAGTAAATATTCCTTCCAACATTTTTGCAAGCATAACTTTCCCTGACTTCTCAAAGCTGTTTTCCACAGCAGAGATTTGGAAAGACGGAATCATCATCGGGCTTCTTGCAACTTTAGAAACGCTGCTTTGCATTGAGGCAATTGACAAACTAGATAAAGTCAATCGCATCACTCCCGTTAATCGTGAACTCATTGCACAAGGAATTGGAAACATGATTTGTGGACTTTTAGGAGCAATACCGCTGACAGCCGTTGTAGTGAGGGGTGCTGCAAATGTGGACGCTGGAGCCAGAACAAAACTTTCCGCCTTCACTCACGGACTGTTTCTTTTGCTTGCAGTGTTGCTTGTTCCATTTCTGCTAAACAAAATTCCTTACGCTTCGCTTGCAGCCATTCTGCTTGTTACAGGTTATAACCTTACCAAACCGAAACTGCTTCGGAATATGTGGAGCTTAGGGTGGAAACAATTTCTTCCGTTTCTCATTACCATACTTGTAATTCTTTCAACTGATTTATTAATTGGGGTAAGTATCGGACTTTTAGTTTCTATTTACTTTATCGTTCAAAACAATTTCAAAGCTGAATATAAATTCACCAAGTCAATACATGAAGGTATAGAAACTTATTACATCAAACTCAATAGCAATGTTACTTTCTTAAATAAAGTAAAGTTGCGTAAAGCATTAGACGAAATACCCGAATACAGTGTGCTTACAATTGACGGCAGCGAGTGTAATTTCATTGACTACGACATTTTAGAAATCATAAGTGAGTTTCACAACAAAGCACACGACAGACATATTGAACTTCACTTGAAAGGAATTGAAAAGGTAAACATAACAGCAGTGCATTGA
- a CDS encoding transposase, producing the protein MRNVYGAPNKELAAQALGQLEVTWGKKYPHAIKSWKTNWDNLTHFFDYPIEIRTLIYTTNIIENLNGKIRKYTNNKLSFPDDQAVMKAVYLALREITKKWTLPVRNWPIIVNQFLTIFEGRCKI; encoded by the coding sequence TTGAGAAATGTTTATGGCGCGCCTAACAAAGAGCTGGCTGCACAGGCTTTGGGGCAGCTTGAGGTAACATGGGGCAAAAAATATCCGCATGCCATCAAATCGTGGAAAACAAATTGGGATAACCTCACGCACTTCTTCGATTATCCGATCGAAATCCGAACACTGATTTATACTACGAACATTATCGAAAACCTCAACGGAAAAATCCGCAAGTATACCAACAACAAACTTTCGTTCCCTGACGACCAGGCTGTAATGAAAGCGGTGTACCTGGCTTTACGGGAGATCACCAAAAAATGGACATTGCCCGTGAGGAACTGGCCAATAATCGTAAATCAATTTTTAACTATCTTCGAAGGTAGATGCAAAATATAA